One stretch of Shewanella sp. Arc9-LZ DNA includes these proteins:
- the mutH gene encoding DNA mismatch repair endonuclease MutH has product MAKSSPLDISELMQRAHNMAGIRLADIAADNDIIVPADLRRDKGWVGQLIESELGALAGSKPEQDFLHLGVELKTIPIDRKGKPLETTYVTVAPLTNIQGMTWENSLVYHKLQRVLWVPIEGERSIPVGDRRIGTPILWQPNTAQARQLQQDWEEIMELIALGQVDKITARHGEVLQLRPKAANSKILTESIAEDGSIQLSNPRGFYLKIDFTQQILTNAFS; this is encoded by the coding sequence ATGGCTAAATCATCGCCATTAGATATAAGCGAATTAATGCAAAGAGCGCACAATATGGCTGGCATTCGTTTAGCTGATATTGCGGCCGATAATGACATCATTGTACCAGCCGATTTACGCCGAGATAAAGGTTGGGTAGGCCAACTGATTGAATCTGAATTAGGCGCGCTGGCAGGATCAAAGCCTGAACAAGACTTTTTACATTTAGGAGTTGAACTCAAAACGATCCCGATTGATCGCAAAGGCAAACCGCTTGAGACCACTTATGTCACAGTGGCACCGCTGACAAACATTCAGGGTATGACTTGGGAAAACAGTTTGGTTTATCATAAATTGCAGAGAGTGTTATGGGTTCCTATTGAAGGCGAACGTAGTATCCCAGTCGGTGATCGTCGTATAGGCACCCCCATATTGTGGCAACCGAATACGGCACAAGCCAGACAGTTGCAACAAGATTGGGAAGAGATAATGGAGTTAATTGCACTAGGTCAAGTTGATAAAATTACTGCTCGTCATGGTGAAGTACTGCAATTACGTCCAAAAGCAGCTAATAGCAAAATACTCACCGAAAGCATCGCCGAAGACGGCAGCATTCAGTTATCTAATCCCCGAGGCTTTTACCTTAAAATTGATTTTACTCAACAGATATTAACCAATGCCTTTTCATAA
- a CDS encoding adenylate/guanylate cyclase domain-containing protein — protein MASFVFFRYSQSSQLPEWAVGNADLATLAIMMGVVFGGLHWMSNLIADFSAISRLPYLFSVVFKGLFLLLGATTLAYVTQFLNMWAIENHMVTLRQMLTVQIIYSPSFQALVVYLVVVRVSLAFIEQMSLLVGPKVLLNIGLGKYHKPRYEQQLFLFIDMVSSTAHAETLGDYRFSRLIQDSFSMLADTVTDNEAEIYRYMGDAVLIHWPLEQGIKQDRCMNIYFEFCQQLQWQRQYFEQQYGFVPKFKAAAHCGQVVAAVVGVHKQEISFFSDVLNTLARLQDQCNPLGQRMLLSGDVVHRLEQQNSQYDLTDLGPIMLKGKKHPTEVYGVAPRKLTNA, from the coding sequence ATGGCTTCTTTCGTTTTTTTTCGCTACTCACAATCATCGCAACTGCCTGAATGGGCTGTTGGCAATGCCGATCTCGCCACGCTTGCCATAATGATGGGTGTTGTATTTGGCGGCTTGCATTGGATGTCCAATCTCATTGCAGATTTTAGCGCCATCAGCCGTTTACCTTATTTATTTTCAGTGGTGTTTAAAGGATTGTTTTTGCTCCTTGGGGCAACAACCTTGGCGTATGTGACACAATTTTTAAACATGTGGGCCATAGAGAACCACATGGTGACATTACGACAAATGCTCACAGTGCAGATTATTTATAGCCCATCGTTTCAGGCATTAGTGGTTTATCTTGTTGTGGTAAGGGTCAGCTTAGCTTTTATCGAACAAATGTCGCTGTTGGTTGGCCCTAAAGTCTTGCTCAATATAGGCCTTGGCAAATACCACAAACCACGTTACGAGCAACAATTATTCTTATTTATCGATATGGTCTCATCAACAGCTCATGCAGAAACCTTAGGTGATTATCGCTTTAGCCGCCTAATTCAAGATAGCTTTAGCATGTTAGCGGACACAGTAACCGATAATGAAGCTGAAATTTATCGTTACATGGGTGATGCCGTACTTATCCACTGGCCATTAGAGCAAGGTATTAAACAAGACCGTTGTATGAATATCTATTTCGAATTTTGCCAGCAATTGCAGTGGCAAAGGCAATATTTTGAACAGCAATATGGTTTTGTGCCAAAATTTAAAGCTGCGGCGCATTGTGGCCAAGTTGTAGCTGCGGTAGTCGGCGTACATAAGCAAGAGATTAGTTTTTTCAGTGATGTATTAAATACCTTGGCACGGCTACAAGACCAATGTAATCCGCTCGGTCAACGAATGTTGCTGTCTGGAGATGTGGTACATCGACTTGAGCAACAAAATAGTCAATATGATCTGACTGATTTAGGCCCCATCATGCTTAAAGGTAAAAAACATCCGACTGAAGTGTATGGTGTTGCCCCAAGAAAATTGACCAACGCCTAA
- the oxyR gene encoding hydrogen peroxide-inducible genes transcriptional activator OxyR, producing MKNLPSLKNLYYLVHLHQEQNFNRAAKMCFVSQSTLSSGIQNLEEQLGYQLIERDHKSFMFTAIGEEVVERARNILTNVDDLVELVKNQGEPMTGEIRLGCIPTIAPFLLSRVVKLCQQDYPKLSLLLKEDTTERLLDALAKGELDLLILALPVDTSGFHSMKVGIDPFKMVMHKEVSQQFLQPIDYQKMPDESIFLLQAEHCITGHAITACQLGDSAKINPFAATSLHTLVQMVNSKLGTTFLPQMAIDTGILTDTDLVAMDPPGEAPYRDIGLVWRKTTSRISTFRTLGLAIQQKLLAQSLPG from the coding sequence ATGAAAAATCTTCCTAGCCTCAAGAACCTTTATTATTTGGTTCATTTACATCAAGAGCAAAATTTTAATCGTGCTGCTAAGATGTGCTTTGTGAGTCAATCGACTTTATCTAGTGGTATCCAAAACCTTGAAGAACAACTGGGTTATCAGTTGATTGAACGTGATCATAAATCATTTATGTTTACCGCTATCGGTGAAGAAGTGGTTGAGCGTGCTCGAAATATTTTAACTAATGTTGATGACTTAGTTGAATTAGTGAAAAATCAAGGCGAACCGATGACCGGAGAAATTCGTTTAGGCTGTATTCCCACTATCGCGCCTTTCTTACTTAGCCGAGTCGTTAAGTTATGCCAGCAAGACTACCCCAAACTCAGTTTGTTATTAAAAGAAGACACGACCGAGCGTCTATTAGATGCCTTAGCAAAAGGTGAGTTGGATTTATTAATATTAGCGTTACCTGTCGACACCAGTGGTTTTCATAGTATGAAAGTCGGCATCGATCCGTTTAAAATGGTGATGCATAAAGAGGTATCGCAACAATTTTTGCAACCCATTGACTATCAAAAAATGCCAGACGAAAGCATCTTTTTACTCCAAGCTGAACATTGCATTACCGGTCACGCGATAACAGCATGCCAATTGGGTGATAGTGCCAAAATCAATCCATTTGCTGCAACCAGTTTGCATACCTTGGTGCAGATGGTAAACAGTAAACTAGGCACCACATTTTTACCCCAAATGGCCATTGATACCGGTATTTTAACTGATACTGATCTTGTTGCAATGGATCCGCCGGGTGAAGCTCCTTATCGTGATATTGGCTTAGTTTGGCGTAAAACTACCAGCCGTATTTCAACGTTTAGAACCTTAGGCTTAGCGATTCAACAAAAGCTGCTAGCACAATCGTTACCAGGTTAA
- a CDS encoding Hpt domain-containing protein, translated as MATTQLDSILDLNTLEQYISAIGAGTLLKSVVLFEQLMPEYVSSLVKAGDANDKETLCAEAHKFKGAAGSVGLKRIQQFSQLLQHGEEAKWETEHKVWLAEIVAHAAQDLQQLKVYLEAKA; from the coding sequence ATGGCCACAACGCAGTTAGACTCAATATTGGATCTCAATACGCTTGAGCAATATATCAGTGCCATTGGTGCTGGAACGTTATTGAAAAGCGTAGTGTTATTCGAGCAGTTAATGCCTGAGTATGTCAGTAGCCTAGTGAAAGCTGGCGATGCAAATGATAAAGAAACGTTATGTGCAGAAGCTCATAAATTTAAAGGTGCAGCAGGATCTGTTGGCCTTAAACGCATTCAGCAATTTTCACAGTTACTACAACACGGTGAAGAAGCTAAATGGGAAACAGAACATAAAGTATGGCTTGCTGAAATCGTTGCGCATGCTGCACAAGATTTACAACAACTGAAAGTTTACTTAGAAGCGAAAGCGTAA